The Aquila chrysaetos chrysaetos chromosome 21, bAquChr1.4, whole genome shotgun sequence DNA window aggggctgcagggaaacaaCCATGCAGGGATTAGGCAGCAAGGAGCCAGGGACGCCGTTCGTTAGAGGAGACACTGATTCAGCTGGAAACCCCACGTGGGCTGTCAGGCGATGTCCCCACCACAAGCCATTTAAGCCAGCGATGGAAGCGTGAGGCTGCCCAGCCCGGGTGCAGCCGGGTGGGTAATGCAGTGCCATGCCGTGCCGCCCAGCGCGGCAGGCAGCCCTGCGGCACTCCATGTCCCAGCGGCCACCGGCCTGGGCCGACCCACCGGGATTAAGGAGGCTGCAAGGAGTAAGTAATTTAAATCCAGATTAGATTTAAGCAGCTGCTACGCAAAGGGGATGTGAGCAGGGGCTGCGAGGCAGGAACGAGCGGGTGAGAGGCTGATTGGCGCTCCTGCGACTCAAGaaggggctgctggggcaggggccgGCCAGGGGGTCCGTGCCCGTGGGGTATTGCCCGGGGGGCTGGGGTTTGTTCCCAGGCTTGGCTTGTGCGTGccaggctggaggcagcagtgATGGGCCGTGGGACGGGGCACCCGGGGTGAGATGCTCCCCGCCATGGGGAGAAAACATAGGCAGGAGGATGAAGCACGGGGACACGCCGGGCTGCTCGCTTCGTAGGTGCCGAAGAGAGGCCATCCCTCCACGTGGAGGTGCCGAGCATGTTCCACCTCTTCTCCCACTGCTGGTCGTGGCTGCAGGCCATACAGGAGCCTGTCAGGTAGGTCCCGGTGCTCACTCTTTGGGGGTCCTCGGGGGGGGCACAACATCTACCTGTGCATTTATCAGTGAGGGCACCGGTGCGGTAACGCTGTGAGAGCGGTGCCCATTGCAAGAACCGTCCCCAAACCGCAGAGCAAGGCACACGTGTGTCCTcgctgtccctgcagcaggcaggagctgggcaggcaggggagcagggtgggcaggggTGCGCATGTGGGGAGCACTCCCAGCAGGATTCCCCCTGTGCAAAGTCAGCAGCTCCCCAAGAAATCTGGGGAGGACGAAGTGAAACACTTGCCATGTTCCCATGTGTCGGGAGACCCGGGTTAATTCCCTGGGGATGGCACTGCACCAGCCTGGGCAGACACTGCGGGCGGTGAGGGGGTTTATGGTCCTCTCCCATCCGCGAGGACACACTGCTGTAATGCCAGAGGTGGAGCCACACTGCCCACACAGCCCGGTCTGTAtgtttaaggaagaaaaagacactGCGAATGACTAATGTGGCTTGTCAGCCACAGGGAAAACATTCTGCGTGTGGCTCTGGTGGAGCACGTGGCTGGAGACCGAGTAGGATTGTTTAGCAACAGGAAAAACCTCCTGAGTCCAAGCAGAAGCTCATAAAACATCCTTGCTACCTCTCCCTAGCAGCGTATACCCATAACTCACTGACAAGGACGGACACCAAGAGCAATCATTAACTGTTTGCATATAAGAAACAACCTTTTTGGCCTGTGCATATCCTTGCTTGATGCTGTATGATTTGAAAGGGAACGCTTGCCGTGGGAAGCACATTAAAGGCCCCGCAGCGTGGCTGTCCCGCAGTGCCGGGGTGGCTCCAGGAGCCTGTGCCTGCCCTCGCCCTCTCCCAGGCACCAGGGACTGTCCCTGTCCTCGCCCCCAGCTCAGCCAGAGCCTGTGTCACCgtcctgcccctctcccccagctcaGCCAGAGCCTGTGTCACCgtcctgcccctctcccccagctcaGCCAGAGCCTGTGTCACCGTCCTGCCCCTCTCCTGGTTGAAGGGcagctgccatgggcagggtcCCTTGCCTGGCAGTCCAGGGGCCCATAGTGGTCACCGCTCCCCAGAGAGCACAGCCTTTCTCTGGGATGCTCACCCGCTGTTGTCCCTCCCCAGGAAGGTGACCCTCCTCGTCGTGGGGCTGGACAACGCGGGAAAAACCTCCGTCATTATGGACATAGAGAGAGGTGAGGAGCAGCGCAGCCCCGATGCCGGCCTCggctggaggcagcagcttCACGGGCATCTGCAACCAAGCGCCTGGGCCTTGAAGGACCGAGACCCTTGAAAtacagctgctgggctgggggaaaTGTGCAGGGCACTGGCCGTGCCCTGGGCAGCCCTGGTAGTGGAGGCAGGGATGTggccaggggaggaggaggaggcagggatgCTCCCGGGCTCGCCATGCCAGCTCTCTGCCCTCTCCCCGCACGCAGCGCTGGCCGGCGAGGTGCTGCCCGCCGTGCAGCCCGGCCAGACCTGCCTGCGGGTGGACAGGTTCGAGGTGACACTGGTGGACCTGCCCGGGGGACAGCGCTCCCGCAGCGCCTGGCGCAACCACTACAGCGCGGCCCACGGGTTCCTCTTCGTCCTGGACTCCAGTGACCTGGCGCGGATAGAGGAGGCCCGCAAGGTCCTGAGCCGTGTCCTGAGCCATCCCGACGTCTCTGGGAAGCCCCTCTTACTGTAAGGCCGAGTCCCTGGGGTGTGACCTGTAGGgtttggggtgagggggggaGTGAGAACCCGTTGTTGGGGTTGCGGGGTGCGTGGCCAGGCTCCTGCAGGGATGTGGCACCCAGGGGGCTGTCGGGGGGTGCTGGGACATGGGGACCCCAGTGCTGCTCAGGAGCTGGGACCATCCCTGGAGAGGGGCTGAGGAGGGGGCTCCAGAGCAAGGTAAGGGCTGGGGCAAAGCCAAACGGGGAGAAAGCATCCAGCCTCCGCCGCCGTCGTGCGGCGAGGCGCCCAGAGGCCGGGGTGACGGCCGCTCTCCGTTCTCCCCGTGCCCCAGGCTGGCCAACAAACAAGACTCGGCGACCGCCCTGCTTCCCTGCGAGCTGATCGAGTGCCTGTCCCTGGAGCGGCTGGTCAACGAGAACCGCTCGCCCTGCCGCATCGTGAGTGCGGGGTTctctccccccgctccccccgtTCCCCTCCGGGGCTGACCTTGCCCCTCCGCCCGCAGGAGCCTTGCGCTGCCAACCGGCCCCCCCTCGCCGGCCCGGGCCGTGCCACCCTGCAGGGGCTGCGCTGGCTTCTCCGCaccgtccccgccgccccggtaccgccgcccgcccccggtCCGAGGGCAGCCCGcggccggccgcccgcccgcagGTGGGTGCGGGACTCGGTCCGTgcgtgtccccgtccccgtgtttccccgccccgcggggctcGTCCCCATCCCCGCGCCGTGTTCTCGCCCCACCAGGGACCCGCCGCCCACCGCGGAGGATGCCCGAGACGGTGCGGGGAAGACGGGGGAGAACCGGCCGCTGCGGCCCATCCGCCGCCTTCTCCCCGTGGTGAGCGAGGTtacccccccccaacccgggATGGGACGGGATGAAAAAGGGGGGTCCTGccaccttcccttcatcccCCTTACCCTGCCCAGGAGGAGAGCGCTAAGGCTCccgggaggaggaagaggaaggggaaggtgagGAAGAAGGGCTCGGGGCAGCCAAGTCCAGCCGAGGAGCCAGAGGGACCAGGAGGAGGGGGTGACAGCCGagcaggggctgcgggggggctgctgccccccAACAGGGTCGGGCAGGGGGAGCCCGCGCCCATCGGGATGGCCACCCCCCACCCAGGTGAGAGGGGGCCGCGGGGGACTGCTGGCACCACGGGTACCAGGACCCCCTGAGACACCCTATCGGGTCGGTTTTGGGATTTGGCAACACGGCAGCGTGCTGGACCACTGGTCCCCGCCACCTCCGTTAGCTTTGCTTGCAGATCAACTGAACGCAGAGCAGGGTCTCAGGAGTTCGgccagagaagaggagagacaTCTCTGAGCATCTCCGCAGGGGCTGATGCATGGGATGGAGGACTGCGGATCCGCCAGCAGCAGTCCTCTCAGCTGGTTTGGTGACAAATGCACCCTTGCTCAGATGTGGTGCCTGAAATTTCATATTTCTCCATCCAGTGCAGGGCacgaaaaagaaaaagaagaagaaaatcaagaatAAAATCAAGTCGCAGGAACCTGCTGTGGAGCCGCAGCATGAGGAGGTCTCAAGCACCTTTGGTTGGTGTTTCCCGGCACAGATTTTGCTGAAAAGGGTCAGGGGGTCTGGCCTGCTGGCAGCGGGGCATGAGCTGTGCAGGAGCCCTTGGCCATGGGGTGCTTGGTGTGGGGACACGGGCACAAACCCATGCGGCCGCAGGGCAAGGTGGGGGCTGTCGGGgaggcagatgctgctgctgctgcctttgggtGGGATGCAGGGGAGGCCACGCGAGTGCACCGTGCTGGAGCCTGGGGTGTCCTTGCAGTCCTCGCTCAGCGCAGGCTGCCAGGCTGGGCCGCGGAGCCGGCCCCTGTGTTAGCGCCTGACcgcttcccttcttcccagactTGTACCGCCGGGCGATGCTGGCTCTGAAGgtgaggcaggagcagaggaagcagcagtCCGCCATCGTCCCCTGAGCAGGAAGGCATGTCCCAGGGGATATGTATGGTCCCAGGGGACCCCAGACCCCGGTGGCAGTGGGACCGACGCTCATGCAGGGCTTCTGAGGTGCTTGGCCAGGGCTGCCGGTCCTGGGCAATGGGTCCTGGGGCGTGAACAGCATCGTTGTGCTCTGCATGGCTTGAAAACCAGGGATCCGCAGGAGTGAGCCAAAAGTCCCTTTGTAAGACGCCTCTCTGGCAGCCGGGCTGCAAACCCGTCTGAAAAGCGAATAGCCAGCCACTTGCCGACCCCGTGTTAGTATTCTGTGGAAGATTCGGTCTGAACCCGACCGAGTCTGTGGAAGAGAGGAAGATCAGAGCAAACATCCCAGGGGAAAAGCCTGTCTCTTGAATTGGCCTATGCCCAGGCAAAGCTGTCTTCGTAGGTCAGGGGCTGACTCAGCCCCTCATTCAGTCCGTGGCTGCTGCCTGGACCAGTCTCATCTCCTGCTGGTGAAGGTGGGAGGGCAGTCACGGATGGTCTGCAACAGAGCTTCCCCTGGCCCCCAGCCACACCTGGCAGGGCTGTCGGGAACCCCCTCGCACGGTGGAGGAGGGTGATGCCCGTGTTGTCTGTGCATCCTTGCAGCCTGTCAGTGAAGGCTTAGTTCAATGGCAGCTGGTGGTGGAGGCTGCTGGAGGTTCCTTCCCCAGGATCGTTCCTCCTGATCCTGCCATCCTCCCAGGAGGGACAGTGGTGACCTGCAGGTGATGCACAATCCTCCCGTGTCACTGACAGCCTggcaccctgcagccccaggtgGTCCCTGATCTGTGCTCAGCTCAGCCCTGAGAAGGGAGAACGAGCAGCCTGCGCATCCCAACACAACCTGTCTGCAATGCAcaccatgtctgacagagccaggCTGTCGCAGGGACTGGGATGTGCTGGAAGGCTCGTGCTGCCCGGCTCCATCTGGGTGCCTGTGCAGGGAAACCAGCCGTCAGCCCTGGAAACACTCTACGTGAAGTCAGGAGTGCAGCAGTTTTCCCTTCACGGCTGCAACAGCGTTAGGACTTGAACGGTGTTCAGCAGCAGAACGTGAGTCACCTCTGCTCCCATGATTACTGATTAACAGGCAATGTCTTTGTGGtccaggggaagaaaaatcactAAAGCCCTTCCCTCGGCAGggctgaaaagggaaaagaagagaaactcCAGCTACTCTGACTTGCCAGTCTGTTCTACAGTTCTGTCTAACTCTGCCAGATTCAACTGTCAGTGACTATAGGGATTAATTGTAAATAAATTGTAAATAACAAGAGCACAAATTAATACTGGCC harbors:
- the ARL13A gene encoding ADP-ribosylation factor-like protein 13A isoform X1, with amino-acid sequence MQCHAVPPSAAGSPAALHVPAATGLGRPTGIKEAARSAEERPSLHVEVPSMFHLFSHCWSWLQAIQEPVRKVTLLVVGLDNAGKTSVIMDIERALAGEVLPAVQPGQTCLRVDRFEVTLVDLPGGQRSRSAWRNHYSAAHGFLFVLDSSDLARIEEARKVLSRVLSHPDVSGKPLLLLANKQDSATALLPCELIECLSLERLVNENRSPCRIEPCAANRPPLAGPGRATLQGLRWLLRTVPAAPVPPPAPGPRAARGRPPARRDPPPTAEDARDGAGKTGENRPLRPIRRLLPVEESAKAPGRRKRKGKVRKKGSGQPSPAEEPEGPGGGGDSRAGAAGGLLPPNRVGQGEPAPIGMATPHPVQGTKKKKKKKIKNKIKSQEPAVEPQHEEVSSTFDLYRRAMLALKVRQEQRKQQSAIVP
- the ARL13A gene encoding ADP-ribosylation factor-like protein 13A isoform X2, with the protein product MKHGDTPGCSLRRCRREAIPPRGGAEHVPPLLPLLVVAAGHTGACQEGDPPRRGAGQRGKNLRHYGHRERFEVTLVDLPGGQRSRSAWRNHYSAAHGFLFVLDSSDLARIEEARKVLSRVLSHPDVSGKPLLLLANKQDSATALLPCELIECLSLERLVNENRSPCRIEPCAANRPPLAGPGRATLQGLRWLLRTVPAAPVPPPAPGPRAARGRPPARRDPPPTAEDARDGAGKTGENRPLRPIRRLLPVEESAKAPGRRKRKGKVRKKGSGQPSPAEEPEGPGGGGDSRAGAAGGLLPPNRVGQGEPAPIGMATPHPVQGTKKKKKKKIKNKIKSQEPAVEPQHEEVSSTFDLYRRAMLALKVRQEQRKQQSAIVP
- the ARL13A gene encoding ADP-ribosylation factor-like protein 13A isoform X4; the encoded protein is MKHGDTPGCSLRRCRREAIPPRGGAEHVPPLLPLLVVAAGHTGACQEGDPPRRGAGQRGKNLRHYGHRESDLARIEEARKVLSRVLSHPDVSGKPLLLLANKQDSATALLPCELIECLSLERLVNENRSPCRIEPCAANRPPLAGPGRATLQGLRWLLRTVPAAPVPPPAPGPRAARGRPPARRDPPPTAEDARDGAGKTGENRPLRPIRRLLPVEESAKAPGRRKRKGKVRKKGSGQPSPAEEPEGPGGGGDSRAGAAGGLLPPNRVGQGEPAPIGMATPHPVQGTKKKKKKKIKNKIKSQEPAVEPQHEEVSSTFDLYRRAMLALKVRQEQRKQQSAIVP
- the ARL13A gene encoding ADP-ribosylation factor-like protein 13A isoform X3, with amino-acid sequence MFHLFSHCWSWLQAIQEPVRKVTLLVVGLDNAGKTSVIMDIERALAGEVLPAVQPGQTCLRVDRFEVTLVDLPGGQRSRSAWRNHYSAAHGFLFVLDSSDLARIEEARKVLSRVLSHPDVSGKPLLLLANKQDSATALLPCELIECLSLERLVNENRSPCRIEPCAANRPPLAGPGRATLQGLRWLLRTVPAAPVPPPAPGPRAARGRPPARRDPPPTAEDARDGAGKTGENRPLRPIRRLLPVEESAKAPGRRKRKGKVRKKGSGQPSPAEEPEGPGGGGDSRAGAAGGLLPPNRVGQGEPAPIGMATPHPVQGTKKKKKKKIKNKIKSQEPAVEPQHEEVSSTFDLYRRAMLALKVRQEQRKQQSAIVP